Below is a window of Humulus lupulus chromosome 2, drHumLupu1.1, whole genome shotgun sequence DNA.
tttttctttcttttttttagcAAAAGCAAGTTTGACAACTAAAGGAATCTTTTGTTTCAGTTAGGCCATTTCCAACATATAATACTGTATATATAGTGTTacatcaaaataaaaattaaaaatttttagcatcatatttttttttctattctaacCATAATACCAAAACTTACAATAAAAAttctattatttattattttatcttatacataaaataatatacatatacttttttttgtttttgtaagtGTTACACTATCCCATTATATTTGGTAAAGTATTATAACTTAACAGTATAACGGTGAGATAAATAAAATTGGGTTGAAATTAATTTTGTGTTACTGTTTTACAGATCAATTGGAGCTGCCTTAGCTAGAAAGAAAGATGATAATCATGATATGGTTATGTTATGTAAATGTTTTTATACGACACGACAGAATAATACAAGTCACGTGACCTCTCCCAATTTTCCAAATGACTCATTGGTGGGGTGTTCCTGTGATCGCATGGTGTTTCTGTAtggaaacataaaaaaaaaacatatatatacccCTCTTCTTTAGATACATTATCAATTAGAGCATTATTGTTTTtctcaaaataaataataataataaaaattacagCATTATTGAATCCATAAATATTACACTCCACCTTTGCTctcataagaaaaaaaataaaagcaaaataatataacacagaTATAAACATGAAGATAGGCAAAGGTCTTCACTTTCTGTACTTGTTGTGTTTGGTTTCAGTTTTCTTGGTTGTCCAAGATTGTGTGCAGGGACGGCTTTTATCACTGAAGAAACCCGACCCTAACgatgctgctgctactgctcgtTGGTTGGTCGCTCAAAATTCGTGGGGTGTCTTAAAGTATgtaatctttctctctctctctctctttctgtctttatatatatatatatatacttgatacTTCATATGATTCTCATACGGGTCTCTCTTGTATTCTTTGCCTCGTTGGAATTCTGGGTTTTCGattggtatataattttgttttgtagttgatcaaaaacccagttttttttttccttttgggCCTTTTGAATTCTGGggatttctttcttttttctctgtTACTCTGCTTTGTAGGTTAAGTACAGTTATTTATCCTTTTAGTTATGTAATTTTTCTATGTCATTCTTGGGGTGTTTTGTCATCTGCTATTTGTACTTGGATGATATAAATCAATGGGAAATCCCGATTGCCTAGTCGTTTATAGTTCGACCAATACTCCCAATTAATAGTACTTGTTCCCAATTGCCTTGTTGTGAAGAAAGGAACTAGCAATGCTGCATTTTTTAATTTATACTTGTGCAACCTGTTTTCATACTGGAACTTTATACTCATTTTTAATCCCCTTATCAAAGTTTTGATTTCATTATCTTTGTTGGAAATAATAAAATCTATGTAACTTACAGTGATCGTTTTAACTTTTGTAGTACCATCTCAAGTGACTTGGAGGGTGCACCTTTCGGGTAAGATTTTCCTTTTCCTCTTATGTTCTTGTACTGCTTATTTTGCCAGTTTGTTAACATCATTAGTTAAAAACCCAAGTCCCAATATATTAACATTATTGGTTAAATACAATCTAGGAATGTGGTTTCATTCAGTGATGGGCTACCTGGTGAAGGTAAAGGTATCCCATTTTTCTACTTGACAGCTCTTGATCCAACTGCAAGAGATGTATTGAAAGATCCAAGGGCTTCACTTACGGTGAGTGAGCATACCGTGGGAACTTGTGGCAAGATAGATCCTGAGAATCCCACTTGTGCAAAGTTAACACTTACAGGAAAGGTTTGTGATGCAAAGTTATCAGAACAAAAAATTAAGTTGTTTGTCTTGTTGAGACATGTTGTGGTTTTAGTATTAACTTGTGAAGTTATGTGAACTCAAAGTGAACTAACAAAACATTTGGAATGGTTTTTCAGTTGTCGTTGCTTGATCAAAACTCGGAAGAAGTAGAGTTTGCTAGAAGTGCATTGTTCTCCAAACATTCAGAGATGAAGGGTAATTAGATAAAAATTATCATGCTAACAACACTTCTACCGCCAATTCTTCATCTTTTGGTCTGTAACACCTGACTGAATCAAGTTTTTGTTGGGGTATTTGCTTTTGCAGGTTGGCCTAAGAATCACAACTTCCAGTTCTTCAAATTAGAGATTGAGAATATTTTCTTGATTGATTGGTTTGGTGGTCCTAAACCTCTTAGTATAGATCAGTACCTTCATCCCAAAATGTGAGTAAATATCATGTTTCAGTTGCCCAAAATGTTATTTCCCATTATCTAGACCAAAAGAATAAACTTAATTTCATCGATCCTTTTGTTTGATTAATTTTTCACCTTTGGTTGGGAAGTAGAGAGTGTTTATGTTCAGTGTACTAATGGATTTTCTTCTTCCCAAACTTGGGTCTTTCTAACAGGAAAGAGATTGGCTTTGGTCTGTGAATTCTCATCTTTTGTATTCTCATTCTGGC
It encodes the following:
- the LOC133818089 gene encoding uncharacterized protein LOC133818089 is translated as MKIGKGLHFLYLLCLVSVFLVVQDCVQGRLLSLKKPDPNDAAATARWLVAQNSWGVLNTISSDLEGAPFGNVVSFSDGLPGEGKGIPFFYLTALDPTARDVLKDPRASLTVSEHTVGTCGKIDPENPTCAKLTLTGKLSLLDQNSEEVEFARSALFSKHSEMKGWPKNHNFQFFKLEIENIFLIDWFGGPKPLSIDQYLHPKMKEIGFGL